The DNA sequence AATGATTTCCGATGCGCACCAACTAGGCATTCCGGTATTGATTGATGGGGCTCAGGCAATTCAACATACCCAGGTAGATGTTCAGGATCTGGATGCTGATTTTTATGTCTTCTCCGGCCATAAAATGTATGGACCTACCGGTATTGGAATTCTGTACGGTAAGGAAAAATGGTTGAATGAAATGCCTCCTTACCAAGGTGGTGGTGATATGATTAAAACAGTAAGTTTTGCCAAAACTGAATTCAACGAGTTGCCATTTAAGTTTGAAGCCGGCACGCCCAATATCGAAGCTGCTATTTGCCTTCATTCCGCTGTAAATTATTTGCAAACTATCGGCCTGCAGGCAATTGCCGCACATGAATCCGATTTGCTTTGGTACGGATTGGAAAAATTGTCCGAAATTCCGGAAGTGCAACTGGTCGGTAATGCAAAAAACAGATGTTCTCTTATTTCATTTAATCTGGCCAATATTCATCCCTACGATGCCGGGGTTATTCTGGATAAAATGGGAATTGCTGTTCGAACAGGCCATCATTGCGCTCAGCCTGTTATGGACTTCTTTAATATTCCCGGTACCATCCGTGCTTCTTTTGCATTGTACAATACCCGAGAGGAAATTGATTTACTTTTATCCGGCCTGAAAAAAGCCATCCGAATGTTATCCTGATATGAGCATTGAAGCCAAAAAGCAAGCATTAATTGAAGATTTCGCCCTGTTTGATGACTGGGAAGGTAAATACGAGTATATCATTGATCTTGGTAAAAATTTACCCCTCATTAGTCCCAACCTGAAAACCGACGATAAGTTGGTGAAGGGATGCCAAAGCCGGGTATGGATCGATGCTTCTTATTCCAATGGATTAGTTTTTTTTACTGCCGATAGCGATGCCATCATTACCAAAGGTATAATTGCTTTGCTCATCTCCGTTTTTAATGGGGAATCTCCCCAAACGATTGCGCTTTCAAATACGGATTTTATTGACCAAATCGGTTTGAAAGAACATTTATCTCCTACACGTTCCAATGGCTTGGTAAGCATGATTAACCTCATGAAATCCTTTGCCTTAAAACATTGCTAAAATGCCCGCTATAATTGATTCGAAAGATAGTGTAATGGTCGAAAAAGTGCTGGACGTTCTTCGCACCTGCTATGATCCCGAAATTCCGGTCGATATCTGGGAATTAGGCCTCATCTATGAAATTAAAATAGACGATGACAAAAATTTGGATGTCCTAATGACCCTAACTTCGCCTTCTTGTCCTGTGGCTGAAACATTGCCGCCCGAGGTGGAAGATAAACTGCGCGAAATTGAAGGGCTACGTTCGGCCAAGGTTACCATAACTTTTGAACCTTCCTGGGAAAAGGATTTTATGAGCGATGTGGCCAAAGTTGAACTAGGCTTTATGTAGTTTTTGGGGATTAATTTTTGCATTTTCTCCGGTTAATACTAGTCTTTCGCTTAAATTTCCTTTCTACTTCACCTGTATTTCTCCTTCCTTATTATTTTATTTTTTTATTATTTGGCGGGTCCCTTCGCACAACTAAGCATTTCATCCATAATTTTATAAGGCTCAGGTCGGGCTATCCGTTCCAAGTCCTCGCCAACCTTGGCTAACGCCGCGGTTGTCTGTGGGCTTTCCACTTCTATCCCTACCCTGGGGGAAAGTGCAAGGTATGATTGACTTAACTTTCACCGAAAGCTAATCTGTATAAGTGCAATTAGGATATGCAAATATTTACCTGAAATGCTTTTGCTTCGGCCTTACCTAACTAAGGTAACATGACCATAAAATAACCTCGTTTCAAGGTCTACACCGTATAAGTATAGCTTATAGGCATATACATCGCTCGGACAAGTTCCCAGGTCCTGACCACGGTAAGTACCGTCCCAGCCTTCATTAAAATTGTTCGATCTGAAAACCAGTTCCCCCCAACGATTGTATATCTCAATCTTAAATTCTTTGGCTCCCATTCCCACCGGTTTAAATGTTTCATTCATTTTGTCGCCATTCGGGGTGAAACTATTGGGTATATAAAAAACGTACTCAGGCTGAATATAGAGGTAAACGTAATTTACATCCGGACATCCCAAATCATTGGTTACAATTTGTTTTACCACGATGGCGCCGGTATCGCCTTCAAACCTATATTTTAAATCACAGGTATCCACCATGACGCCGGTACTAAACTCCAGCCTGCAATCAACCGAACCGCTTGAAATATCCTGGAAATTAAATTCGGGATCAAATTGGGATGCTGTTAAGGTGTCAACTTCCAGCATGGCAGTTGGTGTGGGTAAAACAGTTATTAAATTAATGGCTGTATTCATTACCGTATCTTTACAACCAAAATCCGACATAACGGTTAAACTTACGGTGTACTGTCCCGGATCGCTGAAAATGTTAAATGGGTCAGTTTGGGTAGAAACTCTGCCATCTCCAAAATCCCATAAATAATCCAAACCAAATTCATATTGGCTGGTATTGGTGAAGTTTACCTTGAATGGTGCACAACCGGTTTGGGGAATTAAGTTAAAGGATGAAATCGGGTTTTCGTATAACATCACATCCAGGCTGTCGGTGCTAAAACAACCATCTGATTCAATGGTTAAAAATACCCGAAACGTATCTGCCGCATTAAAACTAATATCGGTTGGATCCTTTAATGTACTTGTACTAGGATTACCCGAAGCGCCAAAATTCCAGGAAAAGGTTGAATAACTCTGAAATACTCCTCCTGCTTGAAAACTAAAATCATTGCCATTGAAGCATTGACTTTCCACAGAAGGTATATCTGCCTCCAAATATTCTTTTACAACATAATCTAAAATGGCAGTATCTGCACAAGGCCACCCCGGATTTGCAATTAAGGAGATTTGATAGGTTCCGGTATCCTGGTATGAATAGGAGGGGGTTTCCAAATTGGAAGTATCGTCTGTTAAATTGGTAACACCAAAATCCCAGTGGTAAAAGGTGGAGTTGACACTGCTATTGGAAAAGCTGACATTTCTACCCAAACAAAAACTGGTTTGATCCGGAATAGCTGCAATAACATTGGTTGTACAATTAACTACATTGAATTGAAAATCCCTCTTATTGGTACTGATTAATTGCCCATTTCTATATTCTTTAACACAAACGGCAACCACATATTGTCCAACCTGCGAGGGTGTTACAGTTAATACACCTGTATTAGGGTCAATTGCCAAAGCAGGACTGGATGGCATAGGGAAGCTTGCAGAATAACCAAAGCCATAATTGACAAAAGGATAAGCCGGTGCCGGTGCGGTGGTTGGATAAGGATCGGTTGAGTTGGCACCTTGGTAGGCATCACATAATTCATACACCAACAAATCACCATCCGGGTCGGTTGCGGAATGGTTAAAAATTAGCTGTTCGCCGGCGCACAATGCGATGGGCGGAAATTCATTATACCGTGGACTGCTATTGCAAGATGCCAAGCTCTGAGGTGGTACAAAACACATGTAGGTACTACCTTGATCGCCGGGTGCTGTTAGGTTCAGAATGGAATTGTTTCTACAACAACGTTGATAACTGATAAAATAACCGGCAGCATTGGGTGGTAAAGTAACAATGTATTTGTAGGTAGCTTCCCTAACACAAATATTGGGCGGAGCCTGCAAGCAAGGGTTGTTGATTATGACAGGAACTGAAATACTATCAACCTCCGTTAAAGATGGATTCAAAAAGGGGGTGCTTAAGTTGGATCCGTCATAAATTGTTAAATAAGCCGGATTGTCAAAAGGGGCTTGTCCGTTAATACAATCTCGGTACACCTTGAGTGTAATTTCATATTCATTATTCCCTAAACAGGTGTAATAAATTTCGCCTCCAACAATATGCGTAGCCAGCAGGTAAAAAGGCATGCTTAGCAAAACAAAAAGGAAAGCGAATTTTTTCAAAGGAGTTTACCTATTGCTAACAAAAATCGTAATTAATTGATTATCTAATTGGTATTTTTTATCAAATTGAATTCTTTTGTAGGAAATTTTAACTTAACCATTCAGTTTTCATGCTTTTTTGACCTGGAAATTAATGCCAGGCAGTTTATTATTCATTTTAAATAGCTGACTAGTAGAGTCTTAACCTGATTGTTAGCCTTTTGTTAAAAAATTGGGTATACTATTGAAATGGAATTTTGAAAACAGGAGAACGGCTTACTTATTATGGATTTATTGTAGGCGGGATTAGCAATTTATAGGTAATAGTACCACTATTTTGGGTTTGCACCTCGGGCAACGATAGAGGCAAGTAGCCCACAGGACCCCGACGGCGTTAGCCTAGGGGGACGAGGACTACAGCCGATAGCGTGACCCGAACGCCCATGCAGGCAAACTGAATTTTGCAGGAAGAAAATGGGCGGAGGGGGCCCGCCAAATTGTATTCAAAAACTCATCCATCGAGTTGGGGAAGTTTTTGGACAAATAAAGTAAGACGGCCTAAACTTTATGGCGTATGATTCTATTTCTTTACCAGACTTTGAAGGAGATCATCATAGTCATGCTGTAAATCGGGATGAAGCTGCTGTAGCGCTTTTTCAATTTTTTTCAGAATAGTTTCATTCAATTTTTCCCAAACCATAGATTTAGGAAAATAGCGGGAAAGGAACTTGAAATTCGTTAAGAAATGTGCAAAAAGTTCGATTTCTGTAGTTTTAATTCCTGAATATTTGATATGTTTTTGAGTAATACGCAAGGCTTTTCTAACACCTTTTTTAGCATAATAAAAACTAGATTTATTAATTTCGGAGAATGCTAAGTCGATTTCTTCTTTTACTTTAATGATATAACCGGATTCGTGGTCTTGTTCAAAAAGAAGGTAAATGAGAAGTTCTTTATTTTCTTTTTTGTATTTAGAAATTTTCAGGCAAAGTTCAACCAGTTCCTGCGGATCGCGCTGACTAAGTTCTTTTTTTATTTCTCCAAGTTTAACAGCTTCCATTACAGATCAGCGAAGTATTCTTCCAGGTTACCGAAAATTACATCATCCCATCCTTCGACCATATCAGAGTAAGCTTCGTCGGGAATATTGGTATGTTGAAGTTCAATGGACGTACCTTTTTTATGTTCGTGGAAACGCAGTATGACTTTTGATTCGGTTTCATCGCCAAAATCCCAGGTTTGAACAAGTTCTTTGTTGGGGACAAAATGAATATTTTTGCCTGTAATATTGCCATCTAACCATGAAAATTCTTGTCCGGGTTCAGATGGCATAACAGCCTTTTGGTTGGTCCACAATTCGATGGTTAAGGGGTTAGTGAAAGCGATATAAACTTCCTCCGGGCTGGCATTTAATAGATAGTATTTTTTAAAATTTTTCATTTTTTCAAAGGGGTGAGCAATTGCTCAAGTCCATTAAGTTTTATTTCATATATGGTGTGAAGCATCATCCCTAACTTACCTGGAGGGAAGCCTTTTCTATTAAACCATTCGAGATATGAAACCGGTAAATCGCATATAAGTCGACCTTGGTATTTTCCAAAAGGCATAGGGGTTTTGACCAATTGTACTAGTAATTCGGAATTGGGTAAGATGGGTTCCATGATAAAAATTACCTAAAAAGCATCACGGTTCCTCGGAAAAGATGAGGGTAGTCTCGCATGTCTCTGATACTGATTTGATAGGTATACAT is a window from the Bacteroidia bacterium genome containing:
- a CDS encoding cysteine desulfurase, whose amino-acid sequence is MITKTTELLDLVEIRNEFPILTRTVNGKPLVYLDNGATTQKPLSVIQAISNYYSFQNANIHRGVHTLSQEGTESYELSRKAVQSFIHASSANEVIFTKGTTDSINLVASSFGKKYIQKGDVILLSAMEHHSNIVPWQLIAEEKGARIEVIPMNTSGELIYEAYLDLLKLNPKIVAITHVSNSLGTINPVKQMISDAHQLGIPVLIDGAQAIQHTQVDVQDLDADFYVFSGHKMYGPTGIGILYGKEKWLNEMPPYQGGGDMIKTVSFAKTEFNELPFKFEAGTPNIEAAICLHSAVNYLQTIGLQAIAAHESDLLWYGLEKLSEIPEVQLVGNAKNRCSLISFNLANIHPYDAGVILDKMGIAVRTGHHCAQPVMDFFNIPGTIRASFALYNTREEIDLLLSGLKKAIRMLS
- a CDS encoding SufE family protein; its protein translation is MSIEAKKQALIEDFALFDDWEGKYEYIIDLGKNLPLISPNLKTDDKLVKGCQSRVWIDASYSNGLVFFTADSDAIITKGIIALLISVFNGESPQTIALSNTDFIDQIGLKEHLSPTRSNGLVSMINLMKSFALKHC
- a CDS encoding iron-sulfur cluster assembly protein, encoding MPAIIDSKDSVMVEKVLDVLRTCYDPEIPVDIWELGLIYEIKIDDDKNLDVLMTLTSPSCPVAETLPPEVEDKLREIEGLRSAKVTITFEPSWEKDFMSDVAKVELGFM
- a CDS encoding gliding motility-associated C-terminal domain-containing protein, whose translation is MKKFAFLFVLLSMPFYLLATHIVGGEIYYTCLGNNEYEITLKVYRDCINGQAPFDNPAYLTIYDGSNLSTPFLNPSLTEVDSISVPVIINNPCLQAPPNICVREATYKYIVTLPPNAAGYFISYQRCCRNNSILNLTAPGDQGSTYMCFVPPQSLASCNSSPRYNEFPPIALCAGEQLIFNHSATDPDGDLLVYELCDAYQGANSTDPYPTTAPAPAYPFVNYGFGYSASFPMPSSPALAIDPNTGVLTVTPSQVGQYVVAVCVKEYRNGQLISTNKRDFQFNVVNCTTNVIAAIPDQTSFCLGRNVSFSNSSVNSTFYHWDFGVTNLTDDTSNLETPSYSYQDTGTYQISLIANPGWPCADTAILDYVVKEYLEADIPSVESQCFNGNDFSFQAGGVFQSYSTFSWNFGASGNPSTSTLKDPTDISFNAADTFRVFLTIESDGCFSTDSLDVMLYENPISSFNLIPQTGCAPFKVNFTNTSQYEFGLDYLWDFGDGRVSTQTDPFNIFSDPGQYTVSLTVMSDFGCKDTVMNTAINLITVLPTPTAMLEVDTLTASQFDPEFNFQDISSGSVDCRLEFSTGVMVDTCDLKYRFEGDTGAIVVKQIVTNDLGCPDVNYVYLYIQPEYVFYIPNSFTPNGDKMNETFKPVGMGAKEFKIEIYNRWGELVFRSNNFNEGWDGTYRGQDLGTCPSDVYAYKLYLYGVDLETRLFYGHVTLVR
- a CDS encoding SRPBCC domain-containing protein, producing the protein MKNFKKYYLLNASPEEVYIAFTNPLTIELWTNQKAVMPSEPGQEFSWLDGNITGKNIHFVPNKELVQTWDFGDETESKVILRFHEHKKGTSIELQHTNIPDEAYSDMVEGWDDVIFGNLEEYFADL
- a CDS encoding DUF3820 family protein, with protein sequence MEPILPNSELLVQLVKTPMPFGKYQGRLICDLPVSYLEWFNRKGFPPGKLGMMLHTIYEIKLNGLEQLLTPLKK